Proteins encoded by one window of Chiroxiphia lanceolata isolate bChiLan1 chromosome 26, bChiLan1.pri, whole genome shotgun sequence:
- the LOC116798533 gene encoding leucine-rich repeat-containing protein 37A3-like, producing the protein MDFLTRVVRALLLLALLLAVTPCPGESKELCPHPCRCQRRGLLDCRHAGLATVPPATPRRALTVLDFTGNSIATLAKQAWKEYPWTETLVLRDNELQAVKSHSLEGLFLLKHLDLSGNRILLIEEGAFEPLPFLRLLNLSGNGLTQIHSGTFQAWHGMQFLEELILSHNPLTVIADTAFFKLPSVNYLDLSATQVTPQTLLLLLQTTVHLETLKLPSDVACCLCQEHASTETPCRTIQFLCQNLCSSSSAQCAAHTGPVAQTQGEVMEVEPSGKAKSSPVLNLRAKEPSLGDHGTVTLGVALTLSSTEGDVSSLKDSRANSYPPEHLSRQEGKTADDDVKNNLHKAKNIMTVKSIVSRQPQPVREKDAEQKSIIVWERKQKGSHLNWQALNPWDGAGGLNPTDEDSVFGHHKGVDVAPSPIRKYIWKKKEHKKTDSQYWVGQNLLFYQALGPAKAQGEPTGRESKAQQGLNRNLDFLSDPLVNNGPAAISRVEDRAEGEPSSPGEDFETTVDRSLRLLVPDEGLRMFMAHMERALRTDCSLPGLQLACAKMVSKTGLLINLLSKRQESEGASAFTRQCLLRGNISRRTTLEEGKEHRKEQKAMKQSRERFQFAILVLIFYVTYFILHCLIEICSEPHEDDFQPRCCRKSLLRRWKKLDEMPLPRAKMLLAGRCPASSPPKSGPLTP; encoded by the exons ATGGACTTCCTCACACGTGTCGTGcgtgctctgctcctgctggccctgctgctggcagtgacTCCCTGCCCAGGAGAGTCCAAGGAGCTCTGCCCGCACCCCTGCCGCTGCCAGAGGCGTGGACTGCTGGACTGCCGCCACGCCGGCCTGGCCACCGTGCCCCCGGCCACCCCCCGACGGGCCCTCACCGTCCT AGATTTCACTGGCAACTCGATTGCTACTTTGGCTAAACAAGCATGGAAGGAATACCCCTGGACTGAGACTCT AGTCCTCAGGGACAATGAGCTGCAGGCAGTGAAGAGCCATTCCCTGGaggggctgttcctgctgaagCACCT GGACTTGTCTGGCAATAGGATCCTGTTGATTGAGGAAGGTGCTTTTGAGCCACTGCCTTTCTTGAGGCTTCT AAACCTCAGTGGGAATGGCCTCACACAGATCCACAGCGGCACTTTCCAGGCATGGCACGGGATGCAGTTTCTAGAGGAGCT GATCCTAAGCCACAACCCCCTGACCGTGATTGCTGACACAGCATTCTTCAAGCTGCCTTCAGTCAACTATTT GGACCTGAGTGCAACTCAAGTGACTCCGCAGAcgttgctgctgctcctgcagacaACAGTGCACTTGGAAACCCT CAAACTGCCCAGTGATGTggcctgctgcctctgccaggaGCATGCCAGCACCGAGACCCCGTGCAGGACCATCCAGTTCCTCTGCCAGaacctgtgcagcagcagcagtgcccagtgtgcTG CTCACACAGGTCCTGTGGCACAGACACAGGGAGAAGTAATGGAAGTGGAGCCCTCCggaaaagcaaagagcagcCCAGTATTGAACCTCAGGGCCAAGGAGCCTTCGCTGGGAGACCATGGAACTGTAACTCttggggttgccctgaccctgagcagcactgagggggaTGTCAGCAGCCTCAAGGATTCCAGAGCAAATTCATATCCCCCTGAGCACCTCTCCAGGCAGGAAGGCAAAACAGCTGATGATGATGTCAAGAATAATCTGCACAAGGCTAAAAACATCATGACTGTGAAAAGCATCGTCTCACGCCAGCCCCAGCCTGTCAGGGAGAAGGATGCGGAGCAAAAGTCAATCATAGTCTGGGAACGAAAGCAGAAGGGCTCCCATTTGAACTGGCAGGCATTAAAcccctgggatggagctggtggGTTAAACCCCACCGATGAAGACTCTGTCTTTGGACACCACAAAGGTGTGGATGTAGCTCCATCTCCAATACGGAAAtacatttggaaaaagaaagaacacaagAAGACCGACAGCCAGTATTGGGTTGgccaaaatctgcttttctacCAGGCGTTGGGCCCTGCCAAAGCCCAGGGAGAGCCCacaggcagagaaagcaaagcccagcagGGTCTAAACAGGAACCTGGATTTTCTGTCTGACCCGCTGGTTAACAACGGCCCCGCTGCAATCAGCAGGGTAGAGGACAGGGCTGAAGGAGAGCCTTCCTCTCCAG GAGAGGACTTTGAAACCACGGTCGATCGTTCCCTGCGCTTGCTGGTGCCGGACGAAGGCCTGCGGATGTTCATGGCCCACATGGAGCGAGCCCTGAGGACGGACTGCAGCCTGCCCGGGCTGCAGCTGGCCTGTGCCAAGATGGTCTCCAAGACTGGGCTGCTTATAAATCTCCTCAGCAAGAGACAAGAGAGCGAGGGAGCCTCTGCTTTCACCAGACAGTGTCTTCTGCGAGGGAACATCTCCAGACGCACAACCTTGGAGGAGGGCAAGGAACACAGAAAGGAG CAGAAAGCAATGAAACAGTCCCGGGAGAGATTCCAGTTTGCGATATTGGTGTTGATCTTCTATGTTACATATTTCATATTGCATTGTCTCATTGAG ATATGCTCCGAGCCTCATGAAGATGATTTCCAACCCCGATGCTGTAGGAAATCATTGCTGAGAAG ATGGAAGAAGCTTGATGAAATGCCTTTGCCCAGAGCCAAGATGCTCCTGGCCGGACGCtgccctgcctccagccccccaaaatCTGGGCCGCTGACTCCGTGA
- the LOC116798532 gene encoding leucine-rich repeat-containing protein 37A3-like: protein METAWKQEEEGSRLLNKPGSPEGPDILPVPGEDFETTVDRSLRLLVLDEGLRMFMAHMERALRTDCSLPGLQLACAKMVSKTGLLINLLSKRQENKGASAFTGQCPMEKNISRRTTLEEGKEHRREAASSLPAALEDFVTPELLQGKKGFRGDSNQSWFAMDFLTRVVRALLLLALLLAVTPCPGESKELCPHPCRCQRRGLLDCRHAGLATVPPATPRRALTVLDFTGNSIATLAKQAWKEYPWTETLVLRDNELQAVKSHSLEGLFLLKHLDLSGNRILLIEEGAFEPLPFLRLLNLSGNGLTQIHSGTFQAWHGMQFLEELILSHNPLTVIADTAFFKLPSVNYLDLSATQVTPQTLLLLLQTTVHLETLKLPSDVACCLCQEHASTETPCRTIQFLCQNLCSSSSAQCAAHTGPVAQTQGEVMEVEPSRKAKSSPVLNLRAKEPSLGDHGTVTLGVALTLSSTEGDVSSLKDSRANSYPPEHLSRQEGKTADDDVKNNLHKAKNIMTVKSIVSRQPQPVREKDAEEKSIIVWEQKQKGSHLNWQALNPWDGAGGLNPTEDDSGHHKVSTLPSKHSPSHSTAKGRRFSRSVNIQDYYDAVEQTENIIGMEEVEDREEEEEAPSSKQNYGWTQKQHNKKASQQKQRDSHLNWQALNPWDGAGGLNPTDEDSVFGHHKGVDVALSPRQNHIWKKREHKKTDSQYWVGQNLLFYQALGPAKAQGEPRGRESKAQQGLNRNLDFLSDPLVNNGPAAISRVEDRAEGEPSSPGGHFPLILDTMETAWKQQEEGSRLLNKPGSPEGPDVLPVPEEDFETTVDRSLRLLVPDEGLRMFMAHMERALRTDCSLPGLQLACAKMVSKAGLLLSLLSKRQESEGASAFTRLCLLQENISRRTTLEEGKEHTGEKRQPRDKEISLVVLLSAVTTVFVMLKCVLHLCFGSCADCFQPQHSRKSLLRRFFEKLQCRGRKKEYSEGEAVEQGRAGSTFQCCPSAHTACSSSPLPVIPLHGTFQRTPKLSEAELLFVQYIMDVLDAKEKAFRKAIQHKEGT, encoded by the exons ATGGAGACAGCTTGGAAGCAAGAAGAGGAAGGATCCAGGCTCCTCAACAAGCCAGGTAGCCCTGAGGGCCCAGACATTTTGCCCGTTCCAGGAGAGGACTTTGAAACCACGGTCGATCGTTCCCTGCGCTTGCTGGTGCTGGACGAAGGCCTGCGGATGTTCATGGCCCACATGGAGCGAGCCCTGAGGACGGACTGCAGCCTGCCCGGGCTGCAGCTGGCCTGTGCCAAGATGGTCTCCAAGACTGGGCTGCTTATAAATCTCCTCAGCAAGAGACAAGAGAACAAAGGAGCCTCTGCTTTCACGGGACAGTGTCCTATGGAAAAGAACATCTCCAGACGCACAACCTTGGAGGAGGGCAAGGAACACAGAAGGGAG GCAGCctcatccctccctgcagccctggaggaCTTTGTGacccctgagctgctgcagggcaaaAAGGGCTTCCGAG GCGACTCCAACCAGTCGTGGTTCGCCATGGACTTCCTCACACGTGTCGTGcgtgctctgctcctgctggccctgctgctggcagtgacTCCCTGCCCAGGAGAGTCCAAGGAGCTCTGCCCGCACCCCTGCCGCTGCCAGAGGCGTGGACTGCTGGACTGCCGCCACGCCGGCCTGGCCACCGTGCCCCCGGCCACCCCCCGACGGGCCCTCACCGTCCT AGATTTCACTGGCAACTCGATTGCTACTTTGGCTAAACAAGCATGGAAGGAATACCCCTGGACTGAGACTCT AGTCCTCAGGGACAATGAGCTGCAGGCAGTGAAGAGCCATTCCCTGGaggggctgttcctgctgaagCACCT GGACTTGTCTGGCAATAGGATCCTGTTGATTGAGGAAGGTGCTTTTGAGCCACTGCCTTTCTTGAGGCTTCT AAACCTCAGTGGGAATGGCCTCACACAGATCCACAGCGGCACTTTCCAGGCATGGCACGGGATGCAGTTTCTAGAGGAGCT GATCCTAAGCCACAACCCCCTGACCGTGATTGCTGACACAGCATTCTTCAAGCTGCCTTCAGTCAACTATTT GGACCTGAGTGCAACTCAAGTGACTCCGCAGAcgttgctgctgctcctgcagacaACAGTGCACTTGGAAACCCT CAAACTGCCCAGTGATGTggcctgctgcctctgccaggaGCATGCCAGCACCGAGACCCCGTGCAGGACCATCCAGTTCCTCTGCCAGaacctgtgcagcagcagcagtgcccagtgtgcTG CTCACACAGGTCCTGTGGCACAGACACAGGGAGAAGTAATGGAAGTGGAGCCctccagaaaagcaaagagcagcCCAGTATTGAACCTCAGGGCCAAGGAGCCTTCGCTGGGAGACCATGGAACTGTAACTCttggggttgccctgaccctgagcagcactgagggggaTGTCAGCAGCCTCAAGGATTCCAGAGCAAATTCATATCCCCCTGAGCACCTCTCCAGGCAGGAAGGCAAAACAGCTGATGATGATGTCAAGAATAATCTGCACAAGGCTAAAAACATCATGACTGTGAAAAGCATCGTCTCACGCCAGCCCCAGCCTGTCAGGGAGAAGGATGCGGAGGAAAAGTCAATCATAGTCTgggaacaaaagcagaagggCTCCCACTTGAACTGGCAGGCATTAAAcccctgggatggagctggtggGTTAAACCCCACTGAGGACGACTCTGGACACCACAAAGTATCCACACTGCCTTCAAAACACTCCCCTTCGCACTCCACAGCAAAGGGCCGTCGTTTCTCCAGGTCTGTCAATATTCAGGACTACTACGATGCTGTGGAACAGACTGAGAACATCATTGGGATGGAGGAAGTGGAGGatagagaagaggaggaggaagcaccATCTTCAAAGCAGAACTATGGTTGGACTCAGAAACAGCACAATAAGAAGGCCAGCCAGCAAAAGCAGCGGGACTCCCATTTGAACTGGCAGGCATTAAAcccctgggatggagctggtggGTTAAACCCCACCGATGAAGACTCTGTCTTTGGACACCACAAAGGTGTGGATGTAGCTCTGTCTCCAAGGCAGAACCACatttggaaaaagagagagcacAAGAAGACCGACAGCCAGTATTGGGTTGgccaaaatctgcttttctacCAGGCGTTGGGCCCTGCCAAAGCCCAGGGAGAGCCCagaggcagagaaagcaaagcccagcagGGTCTAAACAGGAACCTGGATTTTCTGTCTGACCCGCTGGTTAACAACGGCCCCGCTGCAATCAGCAGGGTAGAGGACAGGGCTGAAGGAGAGCCTTCCTCTCCAGGTGGGCACTTCCCCCTCATCCTTGACACCATGGAGACAGCCTGGAAGCAACAAGAGGAAGGGTCCAGGCTCCTCAACAAGCCAGGTAGCCCTGAGGGCCCAGACGTTTTGCCCGTTCCAGAAGAGGACTTTGAAACCACGGTCGATCGTTCCCTGCGCTTGCTGGTGCCGGACGAAGGCCTGCGGATGTTCATGGCCCACATGGAGCGAGCCCTGAGGACGGACTGCAgcctgcctgggctgcagctggccTGTGCCAAGATGGTCTCCAAGGCTGGGCTGCTTCTAAGTCTCCTCAGCAAGAGACAAGAGAGCGAGGGAGCCTCTGCTTTCACAAGATTGTGTCTTCTGCAAGAGAACATCTCCAGACGCACAACCTTGGAGGAGGGCAAGGAACACACAGGGGAG AAACGACAGCCCAGGGACAAAGAAATATCCTTAGTGGTACTCCTGTCTGCCGTCACCACTGTTTTTGTGATGCTCAAGTGTGTCCTCCAT TTGTGCTTCGGATCTTGTGCAGATTGTTTCCAACCCCAACACAGTAGGAAATCATTGCTGAGAAG gttttttgagAAACTTCAATGtagagggaggaagaaggagtaCAGCGAGGGAGAGGCTGtagagcagggaagggcagggagcacATTCCagtgctgcccctctgcccacacTGCCTGCTCATCCTCACCTCTCCCAGTCATTCCCCTCCATGGCACTTTCCAGAGAACGCCCAAGCTCAGCGAAGCTGAGTTGCTCTTTGTTCAATACATCATGGATGTCCTTGATGCCAAGGAAAAAGCATTCCGGAAAGCGATACAACATAAAGAAGGCACGTGA